One segment of Proteus appendicitidis DNA contains the following:
- a CDS encoding DUF2264 domain-containing protein produces MAIEIASSARPKLPYEHPNVEIYQRLFKENIIRRLVRKSAYRRYDKTITDFFNDESQSLFSLCEMLTQYVTQAFHHYQVWGYSHAYYPGSPGQQTARTDALEGVSRVLPLLATWIVSSKKSTLMGLNHQTFNLPLIIKQSFIHGTDPLHKGYWGKLEDYDQRICEASDLALTLWISREWVWDTLTPAIQQQIMTWFEQVNHCEIVDNNWHFFPLTVQFVIKALTGKDTIAHWRYERLKEFYVGDGWFRDGAKGNYDYYNAWGFYYSLYWLTQIDPQFDTTFITQSLNTFNQHYLYFMTPKGIPFFGRSACYRLAVSAPLLAGVDLHCPSVKIGEAKRAFESSLRYFISQGALKNGAPTQGLFTHDPRLVDNYSGPASSFWSLRAVIIALYCADRINLWQTPSLPLPIEKDNFRFEIPAIQALVTGVKATQEVNVIFCEDYTTQQTPLTRRLEKQTLAQKIAETVIGQSRRPKNNLLRKGITSYSSKMSHFF; encoded by the coding sequence ATGGCTATTGAAATTGCATCTTCAGCACGTCCAAAACTCCCTTATGAGCACCCAAACGTAGAAATCTACCAACGCTTATTTAAGGAAAATATCATTCGACGATTAGTCAGAAAATCCGCTTATCGTCGCTATGATAAAACGATCACTGACTTTTTTAATGATGAAAGTCAGTCGCTTTTCTCTTTATGTGAAATGCTGACACAGTATGTCACACAGGCTTTTCATCATTACCAAGTCTGGGGTTACTCTCATGCTTATTATCCCGGAAGCCCGGGGCAACAAACGGCAAGAACGGATGCTCTTGAAGGTGTTAGCAGGGTACTTCCTCTACTTGCAACATGGATAGTGAGTAGCAAAAAAAGTACGTTGATGGGATTAAATCATCAAACTTTCAACTTACCTTTAATCATCAAGCAAAGCTTTATTCATGGTACTGATCCACTGCATAAAGGATATTGGGGGAAACTTGAAGATTACGATCAACGAATTTGTGAAGCATCTGATTTAGCGCTCACGCTTTGGATAAGCCGTGAATGGGTGTGGGATACATTAACACCCGCAATACAACAACAAATTATGACTTGGTTCGAACAAGTTAATCACTGTGAAATTGTTGATAATAACTGGCACTTTTTCCCGCTTACCGTCCAATTTGTCATTAAAGCACTCACAGGGAAAGATACGATTGCCCATTGGCGCTATGAACGATTAAAAGAGTTTTATGTGGGTGATGGATGGTTTCGAGATGGAGCAAAAGGTAATTATGATTACTACAATGCGTGGGGTTTTTACTATTCATTGTATTGGTTAACGCAAATTGATCCTCAATTTGATACAACATTTATTACTCAATCACTTAATACCTTTAATCAACATTACCTTTATTTTATGACGCCAAAAGGTATTCCTTTCTTTGGTCGAAGTGCCTGTTATCGCCTTGCGGTTTCTGCTCCATTATTAGCAGGTGTCGATTTACATTGTCCTTCAGTAAAAATAGGCGAGGCAAAACGCGCTTTTGAAAGCAGTTTACGTTATTTTATTTCTCAAGGTGCATTAAAAAATGGCGCTCCCACTCAAGGTTTATTTACTCACGATCCTCGTTTGGTTGATAACTACAGTGGACCTGCCAGTAGCTTTTGGTCATTACGTGCCGTGATTATCGCGCTGTATTGTGCTGATCGTATCAATTTATGGCAAACCCCTTCACTTCCATTACCAATCGAAAAAGATAACTTTCGTTTCGAAATTCCTGCTATTCAAGCCTTAGTGACTGGAGTGAAAGCAACACAAGAGGTAAACGTTATTTTTTGCGAAGATTATACCACTCAGCAAACACCATTAACCCGCCGTTTAGAAAAACAGACCTTAGCACAAAAAATCGCTGAAACCGTGATAGGACAGTCTAGGCGACCGAAAAATAATTTATTACGCAAAGGGATCACCAGTTATAGCTCTAAAATGTCACATTTTTTCTAA
- a CDS encoding tagatose bisphosphate family class II aldolase — translation MYLVSTRNMLNKAQRENYAVPAFNIHNLETIQVVMETAAEMASPVILAGTPSTFAYAGSDYLISICQQAAEQYRIPVALHLDHHEDIPDICHKVISGVRSAMIDASHFHFEENIRIVKEVVNFCHHWDCTVEAELGRLGGQEDDLVVDAKDALFTDPDSAVQFIKATGIDSLAVAIGTAHGMYKHEPHLDFDRLAIIRQKTDIPLVLHGASGIPDADVRRCIDLGICKVNVATELKIAFSNAIKQYFLDNPDASDPRHYLVPGKAAMKAVVADKIRVCKSDGKL, via the coding sequence ATGTATCTGGTTTCTACTCGTAATATGCTCAATAAAGCACAGCGTGAAAATTATGCTGTGCCTGCTTTTAATATTCATAACTTGGAAACCATTCAAGTTGTGATGGAAACAGCCGCTGAGATGGCATCTCCTGTGATCTTAGCGGGTACACCAAGCACGTTTGCTTATGCAGGTAGTGATTATTTGATCTCTATTTGTCAGCAGGCCGCAGAACAATATCGTATCCCTGTAGCCCTACATTTAGATCACCATGAAGATATTCCTGATATTTGTCATAAAGTCATTTCTGGTGTGCGATCTGCCATGATTGATGCCTCTCATTTTCATTTTGAAGAAAACATTCGCATCGTCAAAGAAGTTGTTAATTTCTGCCATCATTGGGATTGCACTGTTGAAGCTGAATTAGGTCGTTTAGGTGGGCAAGAAGATGACTTAGTCGTAGATGCTAAAGATGCGCTTTTCACCGATCCTGATTCAGCGGTACAATTTATCAAAGCAACGGGTATTGATTCATTAGCGGTTGCAATTGGTACCGCGCATGGCATGTACAAACATGAACCACATCTTGATTTTGATCGTTTAGCTATTATTCGTCAAAAGACTGACATTCCTTTAGTTCTTCATGGCGCATCGGGTATTCCTGATGCCGATGTACGCCGTTGTATTGATTTAGGTATTTGCAAAGTTAACGTTGCAACCGAACTGAAAATTGCTTTCTCTAACGCTATCAAACAATACTTTTTAGATAACCCTGATGCAAGTGATCCTCGTCATTACCTTGTACCAGGCAAAGCCGCAATGAAAGCTGTGGTTGCAGATAAAATTCGTGTCTGTAAAAGTGATGGAAAACTGTGA
- a CDS encoding sugar kinase — protein sequence MKTNKTVAIIGECMIELSGQPFLPQQQRFGGDTLNTALYLSRLSPSLHPLYMTGLGTDTYSALMQKAWENEGIDCQSVITIPEKLPGLYAIEIDAHGERSFHYWRSDAAARYIATDKRFLDSFDALPDDSVIYLSGISLAILTHEGKIALLTLLAQLKQRGMTLIVDSNYRPRLWDSIPHAQEWFEKLYHISDIALVTGDDEKILWQQPALTEQSIVQRLHQWGNQNVIVKLGAKGAYWSDGNNTGYVSPKPIDSVIDTTAAGDSFNAAFIAAWLQNQSLSTCCLWGNTLAGLVIQHHGAIIPHEITDSFYTLIKDNHDTVNC from the coding sequence GTGAAAACCAATAAAACTGTCGCCATTATTGGCGAATGTATGATAGAGCTGAGTGGTCAACCTTTCTTACCACAACAACAACGTTTTGGTGGCGATACACTAAATACCGCACTCTATTTATCGCGACTCTCGCCTTCATTACATCCGCTTTATATGACAGGATTAGGCACTGATACTTACAGTGCCTTAATGCAGAAAGCATGGGAAAATGAGGGGATCGACTGCCAATCTGTTATTACTATTCCCGAAAAACTTCCCGGTTTATATGCTATTGAAATTGATGCTCATGGTGAGCGCAGTTTCCATTATTGGCGAAGTGATGCTGCCGCTCGTTATATTGCGACCGATAAGCGTTTTTTAGACAGTTTCGATGCGCTTCCTGATGATAGCGTCATTTATCTAAGCGGTATTTCTCTTGCTATTTTAACCCATGAAGGAAAAATCGCTTTACTCACCTTATTAGCGCAGCTTAAACAGCGTGGAATGACGCTCATTGTCGATTCTAATTATCGACCACGTTTATGGGATTCAATACCTCATGCACAAGAGTGGTTCGAGAAACTGTATCACATTAGCGATATTGCTTTAGTCACAGGTGATGATGAGAAAATACTTTGGCAACAACCCGCGTTGACAGAACAAAGTATTGTACAACGCCTTCATCAATGGGGTAATCAGAACGTCATTGTCAAATTGGGAGCTAAAGGCGCTTACTGGTCTGACGGCAACAATACAGGCTATGTTTCTCCCAAACCTATTGATTCTGTTATTGATACTACCGCCGCAGGTGACTCTTTTAATGCAGCTTTTATTGCAGCTTGGCTGCAAAATCAAAGCCTATCGACTTGCTGTTTATGGGGAAATACCTTAGCTGGGCTTGTCATTCAACACCATGGCGCCATCATTCCTCATGAAATTACAGATTCATTCTACACACTAATCAAGGATAACCATGACACAGTCAATTGTTGA
- a CDS encoding bifunctional 4-hydroxy-2-oxoglutarate aldolase/2-dehydro-3-deoxy-phosphogluconate aldolase, protein MTQSIVDTLSSLKVIPVIQINRAEDAIWLGEILTQNQLPVAEITFRTPAAAKAIKLMHEHFPELILCAGTVLTAQQADMAKEAGARFVISPGYNPSTVDYCLNNGIDIVPGINNPSQIEVALEKGLTLLKFFPAEASGGVKMLKALASPYAQVQFMPTGGISLNNVSDYLAIPQVVACGGSWIATADTIDKQDKETIVNHIQSIHSLLKTYKG, encoded by the coding sequence ATGACACAGTCAATTGTTGATACTCTTTCATCACTGAAAGTGATCCCCGTGATCCAAATTAATCGCGCTGAAGATGCAATCTGGCTGGGTGAAATTCTAACCCAAAATCAACTACCTGTTGCTGAAATTACCTTTCGTACACCAGCAGCAGCCAAAGCCATAAAACTAATGCATGAACACTTTCCTGAACTTATTTTATGTGCAGGAACAGTATTAACTGCGCAACAAGCAGATATGGCAAAAGAAGCTGGAGCAAGATTTGTTATTTCTCCGGGTTATAACCCAAGTACCGTTGATTACTGCCTTAATAACGGCATTGATATTGTGCCGGGCATTAACAATCCAAGCCAAATCGAGGTCGCACTTGAAAAAGGCTTAACCTTACTTAAATTCTTTCCTGCAGAAGCCTCTGGCGGTGTAAAAATGCTAAAAGCATTAGCGTCACCTTACGCCCAAGTGCAATTTATGCCTACAGGTGGCATTAGTTTAAATAACGTGAGTGATTATCTTGCTATTCCACAAGTTGTTGCTTGTGGAGGAAGCTGGATTGCTACAGCAGATACCATCGATAAACAAGATAAAGAAACCATTGTTAATCATATTCAAAGTATCCACTCATTATTAAAAACATATAAGGGATAA
- a CDS encoding DJ-1/PfpI family protein, translated as MKQVAVLLADGFEEGEAVIFIDIMRRLDIHVDVLSCMDSLVLNTYFETKISADFLLTEKLTHSYDAIMMPGGPKGTDRLCANEQVIQFIKRHITEDKYICALCSSGAKVLAAHHLLEGRNYSTGDKLADKYDDGHYLDQDVVVDGKFISAKGLGVSFEFAFTVARHLLSNNTEKVDWQANHIYFKHWPLDYLK; from the coding sequence ATGAAACAAGTTGCCGTTTTATTAGCTGATGGATTTGAAGAAGGTGAAGCCGTTATTTTTATTGATATCATGCGCCGTCTTGATATTCATGTTGATGTACTTTCTTGCATGGATAGCTTGGTCTTAAATACTTATTTTGAAACTAAAATCAGCGCTGATTTTCTATTAACTGAAAAGCTAACACATAGCTATGACGCAATCATGATGCCGGGTGGTCCTAAAGGCACAGATCGTTTATGCGCTAACGAGCAAGTTATTCAATTTATTAAACGCCATATTACTGAAGATAAATATATTTGTGCGCTATGCTCTTCTGGAGCAAAAGTATTAGCAGCACATCATCTTCTTGAAGGTCGTAATTACAGTACTGGCGATAAATTAGCAGATAAATACGATGATGGTCATTATCTTGATCAAGATGTTGTTGTTGATGGAAAGTTTATCAGTGCAAAAGGATTAGGTGTGAGTTTTGAATTTGCCTTTACGGTAGCTCGCCATTTATTAAGCAACAATACAGAAAAAGTAGACTGGCAAGCTAATCATATTTATTTCAAACACTGGCCGTTAGATTACCTAAAATAG
- a CDS encoding phospholipase encodes MKLIDGLKTELKGFFNETSENNYVKIFDTPHVWGMPFGKEIMPKAIEREAEFEQAITSILDNMLYRCDISSLNAPDEEWRKIILAAIDKSFSEKKGRKERTQIRFLFAQTPTVLLNGIKYYFSGTPEYLALKKDLIELIKERGKYWECIPDIWIGRFYRIIDGLKVSLEKKVLPEDFISELDTRMTWNHTKIIAVDGSEAFVGGHNLNMDLFKSYPPVHDVSVKVIGESALHSQLFLNNMWDVGDDLISKEYFDSKKNEWVAKKASYRIADPLTKKSILKEIKKINEENLAKSPDEGFFKTDRILSVGKYWQGADMRVDYKKGSEKMKEYLIKNAKKKIRMSQQDVVSAWKKKWKDHPVCHWIIDALLKNPELEVEIVVSPLDAAAGANGDQYSFGSGAQRTFELFKYYLTHDVDTDAVIPDPDKIRESALRRIKIAPFFFTDKVPKALQTEGKTYKWPDADESSYTATLKEAPLSEDPPKQGDIGHPFWSLVNASGIYPKVAPAPGNHAKVTIIDDELYIVGSDNMYPGYLSEFNYLVEGEEAVSTFIKEYWDKLWHYSKPHAFKQK; translated from the coding sequence ATGAAACTTATTGATGGATTAAAAACAGAATTAAAAGGTTTCTTCAATGAAACCTCTGAAAATAACTATGTGAAGATTTTTGATACACCCCATGTATGGGGAATGCCATTTGGTAAAGAAATTATGCCGAAAGCGATAGAGCGTGAGGCTGAATTTGAACAAGCCATTACATCTATCTTAGATAACATGCTGTATCGCTGTGATATTTCATCTCTTAATGCCCCTGATGAAGAGTGGCGTAAAATTATTCTTGCTGCAATTGATAAATCTTTTTCTGAAAAGAAAGGGCGTAAAGAACGTACGCAAATTCGATTTTTATTTGCACAAACACCAACCGTTTTATTAAACGGTATTAAATACTATTTTAGTGGAACGCCTGAATATCTGGCATTGAAAAAAGATCTTATTGAATTGATTAAAGAGCGCGGGAAATATTGGGAATGTATTCCAGATATTTGGATTGGTCGCTTTTACCGTATTATTGATGGCTTAAAAGTCTCTTTAGAAAAAAAAGTACTACCAGAAGATTTTATTTCTGAATTAGATACTCGAATGACATGGAACCATACAAAAATTATTGCTGTTGATGGCAGTGAGGCTTTTGTTGGTGGTCATAATTTAAATATGGATCTATTTAAAAGCTATCCGCCAGTTCATGATGTTTCAGTTAAAGTTATTGGTGAGTCAGCACTTCATTCACAATTATTTTTAAATAATATGTGGGATGTAGGTGATGACTTAATTTCAAAAGAATACTTTGATAGTAAAAAAAATGAGTGGGTTGCTAAAAAAGCAAGTTATCGTATTGCCGACCCGTTAACGAAGAAAAGTATTCTAAAAGAAATTAAAAAAATAAACGAAGAAAACTTAGCTAAATCACCTGATGAAGGCTTTTTTAAAACAGACCGTATTTTATCAGTAGGAAAATATTGGCAAGGGGCTGATATGCGAGTTGATTATAAGAAAGGTTCCGAGAAAATGAAGGAATATCTTATAAAAAATGCTAAGAAAAAAATTCGTATGTCTCAACAAGATGTTGTGAGTGCATGGAAGAAAAAATGGAAAGATCACCCCGTCTGTCATTGGATTATTGATGCGTTATTAAAAAATCCAGAGCTAGAAGTTGAAATTGTAGTTTCACCATTAGATGCTGCTGCTGGTGCCAATGGCGACCAATATTCATTTGGCTCAGGTGCGCAAAGAACCTTTGAATTATTTAAATATTATCTGACTCATGATGTTGATACAGATGCCGTTATTCCTGATCCTGATAAAATTCGTGAATCAGCGTTGCGTCGTATTAAAATTGCGCCATTCTTTTTTACCGATAAAGTACCAAAAGCACTGCAAACGGAAGGTAAAACATATAAATGGCCAGATGCAGATGAATCATCTTATACCGCTACATTAAAAGAAGCACCACTGAGCGAAGATCCACCAAAACAAGGCGATATTGGGCACCCATTCTGGTCATTGGTTAATGCGAGTGGTATTTATCCTAAAGTTGCTCCTGCACCGGGGAACCATGCAAAAGTGACTATTATTGATGATGAATTGTATATTGTTGGTTCAGATAATATGTACCCAGGATATTTGTCAGAATTTAACTATCTTGTTGAAGGTGAAGAAGCCGTTAGCACCTTTATTAAAGAATATTGGGATAAATTGTGGCACTACTCCAAGCCTCATGCATTTAAACAAAAATAA
- the tssB gene encoding type VI secretion system contractile sheath small subunit — MSDSFQNEVPKARVNIKLDLHTGGAQKKVELPLKLLAIGDYSNGKDKRILSEREKVNINKNNFNSVLTEFSPSVNLTVKNTLANDGSEESINLTFKEMADFEPEQVARQIPQLRAMLAMRNLLRDLKSNLLDNITFRRELENILKDPALSDELREELSQLAPKKD; from the coding sequence ATGTCAGATAGTTTTCAAAATGAAGTGCCTAAAGCTCGGGTAAATATAAAGCTCGACTTACATACAGGTGGCGCACAGAAAAAAGTAGAATTGCCTTTAAAACTATTGGCTATTGGTGACTACAGCAACGGAAAAGATAAACGTATTCTTTCAGAAAGAGAAAAGGTCAATATCAATAAAAATAACTTCAATAGTGTTCTCACTGAATTTTCTCCGTCAGTCAATCTTACCGTAAAAAATACATTAGCAAACGATGGTAGCGAAGAGAGTATTAATCTGACATTTAAAGAAATGGCTGATTTTGAACCAGAGCAAGTTGCTCGCCAAATACCACAACTTCGCGCCATGTTAGCAATGCGTAATCTCTTACGTGACTTGAAATCTAACCTTCTTGATAACATCACTTTTCGCCGTGAACTCGAAAATATCCTTAAAGATCCTGCATTAAGTGATGAACTACGCGAAGAGCTATCTCAACTCGCACCGAAAAAAGACTAA